The following are encoded together in the Penicillium digitatum chromosome 3, complete sequence genome:
- a CDS encoding Tetratricopeptide-like helical yields MTKASTEEYPYNLGSYGKVITTTSPEAQIWFDRGLVWAYSFNHKESVVCFKQALVHDPLCVMAYWGMAYSLGPNYNQPWDFLGNDLAAIVKNTYRATVKARFLSKKNGSPLEQALTKAISARYQSDKPASMAQYAIQNLAYADAMKEAYESFSDDLDVVTLYADSLISLTPWKLWDKVTGAPNPGARTMEAKRVLETALQHKDASKHPGLLHMYIHLIEMSPFPELGLRPADYLRDLVPDAGHITHMPSHLDVLVGDYRSAVRANQRAAIADEKYLALKGPFNFYSVYRMHTYHSLIYAAMFAGQKQAAFRAVDRMEATLPKELLSALADYIEVFMSVRAHIMIRFGMWDEIIKIPIPSDPELYCMTIAVLHYAKGVAYAASGNVPDAERERELYRAARDRVPDTRLDWPNKCIDILGVASEMLDGEIEYRRGNYTEAFEHLRRSIDLDDSLGYSEPWSWMQPTRHAYAALLLEQGHVEDAAAVYQADLGLDSTLIRARQHPNNVWALQGYHECLIRLGRHDEARIIGPQLAVAAAVADVPVTSSCFCRLDTSQAPNLGKSCCK; encoded by the coding sequence ATGACAAAAGCATCAACTGAAGAATATCCATATAACCTTGGGTCTTACGGGAAGGTGATTACAACCACTAGCCCGGAAGCCCAAATATGGTTTGACCGTGGGCTCGTGTGGGCGTACTCTTTCAACCATAAGGAATCTGTCGTCTGTTTCAAACAGGCACTGGTGCATGATCCATTATGTGTGATGGCCTACTGGGGGATGGCCTATTCTCTCGGTCCCAACTACAACCAACCTTGGGATTTTCTCGGCAACGATTTGGCCGCCATCGTTAAAAACACGTATCGAGCGACAGTCAAAGCTCGATTCCTCTCTAAAAAAAATGGTTCCCCCCTGGAACAGGCCCTCACCAAGGCAATCTCCGCCCGCTACCAAAGTGATAAGCCGGCCAGCATGGCACAATATGCTATTCAAAATCTGGCCTATGCTGATGCCATGAAAGAGGCATATGAAAGTTTTAGTGATGATTTGGACGTGGTCACTCTGTACGCTGATTCCCTGATCAGCCTCACCCCCTGGAAATTGTGGGACAAGGTGACCGGTGCACCAAACCCAGGTGCTCGTACCATGGAAGCAAAGAGAGTGCTGGAGACAGCTCTCCAACATAAAGATGCCTCAAAACATCCCGGCCTCCTGCACATGTACATCCATCTTATTGAAATGTCGCCCTTCCCAGAATTAGGTCTCCGACCGGCGGACTATCTCCGCGATCTGGTGCCAGATGCGGGCCATATCACGCACATGCCATCCCACCTGGACGTGCTGGTTGGAGACTACCGAAGTGCCGTCCGCGCAAACCAGCGTGCCGCTATTGCAGACGAGAAATATCTGGCGCTGAAAGGCCCATTCAATTTCTACTCCGTCTACCGCATGCACACCTACCACTCTCTCATCTACGCCGCCATGTTTGCCGGCCAGAAACAGGCCGCATTCAGAGCCGTGGATCGCATGGAGGCCACTTTGCCGAAAGAACTGCTCTCGGCACTGGCGGACTACATCGAGGTCTTCATGTCTGTGCGCGCACACATCATGATACGGTTCGGCATGTGGGATGAAATTATCAAAATCCCGATCCCCTCAGATCCAGAGCTGTACTGCATGACGATAGCGGTTCTGCACTACGCCAAGGGCGTGGCATATGCAGCCTCGGGGAACGTGCCGGATGCAGAGCGTGAGCGAGAGCTCTACCGAGCCGCGCGAGATCGGGTCCCCGATACGCGCTTGGACTGGCCCAACAAGTGCATCGATATTCTGGGGGTGGCGTCGGAAATGCTGGACGGAGAGATCGAGTACCGTCGTGGGAACTACACCGAGGCTTTCGAGCATCTACGTCGCTCGATTGACTTGGATGATAGTCTGGGTTACAGTGAGCCCTGGAGTTGGATGCAGCCCACTCGCCATGCATATGCGGCTCTTTTGTTAGAGCAGGGTCATGTTGAGGATGCAGCGGCTGTCTACCAGGCTGACCTGGGTCTTGATAGCACTCTAATCCGTGCTCGTCAGCATCCGAATAATGTATGGGCTTTGCAGGGCTATCATGAATGTTTGATACGTCTTGGTCGGCATGATGAGGCGCGCATCATTGGACCGCAGTTGGCGGTAGCAGCTGCCGTGGCTGATGTGCCTGTAACGTCTTCATGTTTCTGTCGTCTGGATACCTCGCAAGCGCCCAATCTTGGCAAGAGTTGTTGCAAATAA